The bacterium genome has a window encoding:
- a CDS encoding chemotaxis protein CheB: MKTKDKPAPLPNESSRTQFPVVGIGASAGGLAAFEAFFSGMPTDTDTGMAFVLVQHLAPDHESMLTDLIRRYTRMQVFEVEDGMTVQPNCTYIIPPNRDMAFLNGSLQLLEPTTPHGQRMPIDFFFRSLALDQHEHSICIVLSGTGSDGTLGLRTIKGEGGMAMAQNPSSTEYDGMPCSALATGLVDYELPPAEMPAQLIAYVTHSFGKPPRLAILPPSKAENAMKKIFILLRTQTGHDFSQYKPSTINRRIERRMAVQQIDSVDEYVKYLQTRPSELDALFRDLLIGVTSFFRDPEAFKALESEVIQKLFSNRPAGSVIRVWSPGCATGEEAYSIAILLQEQLEAHKQSFRIQVFATDIDTHAIAIARNGLYPASVAADISPERLARFFVAEPDGDAYRIHKGIRDMLIVSEQDVIKDPPFSKLDLISCRNLLIYMGGDLQKKLIPLFHYALNPGGFLFLGTSETIGEFETLFSPLDTKLKLYRRREDLHSASRTALSTLQSPDASARLRSIDKKPGGKRLSLRELTEQALLQQVAPTGALVNGQGDILYLHGRTGLYLEPTPGEAGINNILKMAREGLQYALTTALHKAVSGKQAVQCPNLRVKNNGHYTTVNLNIRPVMDESAATPDACLYLVSLEEAPATPKPGPVTPASPAGPEVKPLPIGSPAGTDSAEFGGLTTEEYITSLKQELRTKEEFLQSANEELETSNEELKCSNEELQSVNEELQSTNEELETSKEELQSINEELATVNTELQTKVLELTRNNNDMSNLLAGTGIATIFVDHNLRILRFTPAATQIINLIQSDVGRPVSHIVSNLTGYNSLVADTQAVLDTLVPKEMEVLSTDGKWYSMRIRPYRTLTNVIEGAVITFADISATKEALKNAEGFRRLAVVMTDAYDAITVQSLDGRILAWNPAATRLYGWSEPEALAMTIHDMVPEHHHEEVLALVNKLSHAEAVKPCRMQRLTKDGRIVTVMITATALVTDAGETYGIATTERAVDELKDGLKE; the protein is encoded by the coding sequence ATGAAAACCAAAGACAAACCCGCCCCCCTGCCCAACGAAAGCTCACGCACCCAATTCCCTGTCGTCGGAATTGGCGCCTCTGCCGGGGGACTCGCCGCCTTTGAAGCTTTCTTTTCCGGCATGCCCACCGACACCGATACCGGCATGGCCTTTGTGCTGGTTCAACATCTGGCCCCGGACCACGAGAGTATGCTCACGGATCTGATCCGGCGGTATACCCGCATGCAAGTCTTCGAAGTCGAGGACGGCATGACGGTGCAACCCAACTGTACCTATATCATCCCCCCCAACCGCGACATGGCCTTTCTGAACGGCTCCCTCCAATTACTTGAGCCCACCACACCGCATGGTCAGCGTATGCCTATCGATTTTTTCTTCCGCTCCCTGGCCCTGGACCAGCACGAGCATTCCATCTGTATTGTGCTTTCCGGCACCGGTAGCGACGGCACCCTGGGGTTGCGGACCATCAAAGGAGAGGGTGGCATGGCCATGGCCCAGAACCCCTCCTCCACGGAGTACGACGGAATGCCCTGCAGCGCCCTGGCCACCGGCCTGGTCGACTACGAGCTCCCCCCGGCGGAGATGCCCGCCCAGCTCATCGCCTATGTGACCCACTCCTTTGGCAAGCCGCCCCGCCTCGCCATCCTTCCGCCATCCAAGGCGGAAAATGCAATGAAGAAAATTTTCATCCTGCTGCGAACCCAGACCGGCCACGATTTTTCACAGTACAAGCCAAGCACCATTAACCGCCGTATTGAGCGGCGAATGGCGGTTCAGCAGATCGACTCCGTCGATGAATACGTCAAGTATCTTCAAACCAGGCCGTCCGAGCTCGACGCCCTGTTCCGGGATCTGCTCATCGGCGTGACCAGTTTCTTCCGTGACCCGGAGGCGTTCAAAGCCCTTGAATCCGAGGTTATCCAGAAACTCTTTTCCAACAGGCCTGCCGGTAGCGTCATCCGCGTCTGGTCACCCGGTTGCGCCACCGGGGAGGAAGCCTATTCTATCGCCATCCTGCTGCAGGAACAACTGGAGGCCCATAAGCAGAGTTTCCGTATTCAGGTTTTTGCCACCGATATTGACACTCATGCCATTGCCATCGCCCGGAATGGGCTCTATCCCGCAAGTGTTGCCGCCGACATTTCTCCTGAACGACTTGCGCGCTTTTTCGTGGCGGAACCTGACGGTGATGCCTACCGCATTCACAAAGGAATCCGGGATATGCTGATTGTTTCCGAGCAGGATGTGATCAAGGACCCGCCCTTTTCCAAGCTCGACCTCATCAGTTGCCGTAACCTGCTGATCTATATGGGGGGAGATCTTCAGAAGAAACTCATTCCCCTGTTTCACTATGCCCTGAACCCCGGCGGCTTTCTCTTTTTAGGCACGTCGGAGACCATCGGCGAATTTGAGACTCTTTTTTCGCCGCTTGATACCAAGTTGAAATTGTATCGGCGCAGGGAAGACCTCCACAGTGCCTCGCGCACAGCCCTGTCCACCCTTCAGTCGCCGGATGCGTCTGCACGCCTGCGATCCATCGACAAAAAGCCCGGCGGCAAAAGATTGTCCCTGCGCGAGCTGACCGAGCAGGCGTTACTGCAACAGGTCGCGCCCACCGGCGCACTCGTTAACGGCCAAGGTGACATTCTCTATCTCCACGGACGTACCGGCCTGTATCTCGAACCGACCCCGGGCGAAGCAGGCATCAACAACATCCTGAAGATGGCCCGGGAAGGGTTGCAATACGCCCTGACGACCGCTCTGCATAAAGCCGTGTCCGGCAAACAGGCGGTGCAATGCCCCAACTTGCGCGTCAAAAACAATGGTCACTACACCACCGTCAACTTGAACATCCGCCCGGTAATGGACGAGTCTGCCGCAACGCCGGATGCCTGCCTCTATCTGGTCAGTCTGGAGGAAGCGCCGGCCACCCCTAAACCGGGACCGGTCACTCCCGCTTCACCGGCTGGCCCAGAAGTGAAACCGCTTCCGATCGGAAGCCCTGCCGGCACGGACTCCGCCGAATTCGGCGGGCTCACGACAGAGGAATACATCACTTCACTCAAGCAGGAATTACGGACGAAGGAAGAGTTCCTTCAAAGCGCCAATGAGGAGCTGGAGACCTCCAACGAGGAACTCAAATGCTCCAATGAGGAACTGCAGTCGGTTAACGAAGAATTGCAGTCTACCAACGAGGAACTGGAGACCTCCAAAGAGGAGCTACAGTCCATCAACGAGGAGTTGGCCACCGTCAATACGGAACTCCAAACCAAGGTACTGGAGCTGACGCGCAACAACAATGACATGAGCAACCTGCTGGCCGGGACCGGCATCGCCACCATCTTCGTGGACCATAACCTGCGGATCCTGCGGTTCACCCCGGCCGCCACCCAGATCATCAACTTGATCCAGAGCGACGTCGGGCGACCGGTGTCGCATATCGTTTCCAACCTGACTGGCTACAACAGTCTGGTGGCCGATACGCAGGCCGTACTGGACACCCTGGTGCCCAAGGAAATGGAAGTGCTGTCTACCGACGGCAAGTGGTACTCGATGCGCATCCGCCCCTACCGCACGCTTACGAACGTGATCGAGGGGGCCGTCATCACCTTTGCCGATATTTCAGCGACTAAGGAAGCATTGAAGAATGCCGAGGGCTTTCGCCGTCTGGCGGTGGTGATGACCGATGCCTATGACGCCATCACGGTGCAAAGTCTGGATGGCCGCATTCTGGCCTGGAACCCGGCCGCCACACGGTTATACGGTTGGAGCGAACCCGAAGCCCTGGCCATGACCATTCACGACATGGTCCCGGAACACCACCACGAGGAGGTGTTGGCCCTGGTGAATAAGCTTAGCCATGCTGAGGCCGTTAAACCGTGCCGTATGCAGCGGCTCACCAAGGATGGCCGGATCGTGACCGTGATGATCACTGCCACTGCGCTGGTGACGGACGCGGGAGAAACCTATGGTATTGCCACGACCGAACGGGCCGTGGACGAACTGAAGGATGGCTTGAAGGAGTAG